A portion of the Dehalococcoidia bacterium genome contains these proteins:
- a CDS encoding OB-fold domain-containing protein, whose protein sequence is MSEGSPTKKVEGPEYIRIEFNLPRHYNWSTGRYLGKVYAEAKENKKMVAPRCPNCKQLWARPPSPVCPKCKVDVGWDWVELPLTGTIFQYTYQVYPLWDPHEGERWSNPHPPAIILLDNGIYFRHLLEETDTKKLKEGMRVQAVWEEDYEKRGKGFQDILYFRTIEE, encoded by the coding sequence ATGTCAGAAGGATCCCCGACTAAAAAGGTGGAAGGGCCGGAGTATATCCGTATAGAGTTCAATTTGCCCCGGCATTACAACTGGTCTACGGGCAGGTACCTAGGTAAGGTTTACGCCGAGGCGAAGGAGAACAAGAAGATGGTGGCACCCCGCTGCCCCAATTGTAAGCAGCTCTGGGCGCGCCCACCGTCGCCGGTCTGCCCCAAGTGCAAGGTGGATGTGGGCTGGGACTGGGTGGAACTGCCCCTGACGGGCACGATATTCCAGTATACCTATCAGGTCTATCCCCTGTGGGACCCGCACGAGGGGGAGAGGTGGTCTAATCCCCACCCTCCTGCCATCATCCTTCTGGATAATGGCATTTACTTCAGACACCTTCTCGAGGAGACAGACACGAAGAAGCTGAAAGAGGGGATGCGGGTGCAGGCTGTGTGGGAAGAGGATTACGAGAAGCGCGGCAAAGGCTTCCAGGACATCCTGTACTTCAGGACGATCGAGGAGTAG
- a CDS encoding Zn-ribbon domain-containing OB-fold protein: MAKVTEKLEGMDVWVYHGQIYIPNTYSAGAVGSRFLIELRDNKKIMGTRCPTCNRVYVPARSVCKDCFGELSEWVEVSQKGTLLTYTIAYQSNPIQPVSTPIVYGIIKLDGADTGLVHMLGEVDPEHLRVGMKVKAVFKVKKERVASILDIKYFKPL, encoded by the coding sequence ATGGCAAAAGTAACCGAGAAGCTGGAGGGGATGGACGTCTGGGTTTACCATGGGCAGATATATATCCCGAATACGTATTCCGCCGGAGCTGTGGGGAGCCGGTTCCTCATTGAACTGAGAGACAATAAGAAAATCATGGGTACGAGATGCCCTACCTGTAACCGTGTTTATGTCCCTGCCAGGTCTGTATGTAAGGATTGCTTTGGTGAGCTCAGTGAGTGGGTTGAGGTGAGCCAAAAGGGAACCCTGCTCACCTATACCATTGCCTACCAGTCGAATCCTATCCAGCCAGTGTCCACCCCCATCGTATACGGGATAATTAAACTGGACGGGGCTGACACCGGCCTTGTCCATATGCTGGGGGAGGTCGATCCCGAGCACCTAAGGGTCGGGATGAAGGTCAAGGCGGTATTCAAGGTTAAGAAAGAGCGCGTGGCCAGCATCCTGGATATCAAGTACTTCAAGCCGCTTTAG